Within the Salvia hispanica cultivar TCC Black 2014 chromosome 4, UniMelb_Shisp_WGS_1.0, whole genome shotgun sequence genome, the region CTCAGACTGAGGCTTGGCTTTGGACGAACCCTTCTTCTTAGTTTTGCTACCATCTCCAGCGCCGTCAATAACCGAACACGGCTGCTCTCCAGCATCATTAGGCGGCGTGGGAACCAAATCGTACACGAATCCTCTGTCCAGCTTCGGATTTAGTTTCCCAATCACAAGCCCAATCTGGAGAATTGAATGGAAGCGTGAATGTGTATCGAAATTATAAAGGAATTGAGATCGAGCTTCAAGTCAATAGAAGTAAATTGTATATTCATGATCTGGTTGATAAAAATCAAGAGATTGGGGACCTGGGACGGGACGGCGGAGCGAGCGAGGCGATCTTCGACCAATTTGAGTTGATTTTCATCTCCGATAACGGATTTCACCATGATTTGTCAGCTAAAACCTTCAGCGTGAAGGGAAGCTTGGTCAGATTTGAGTCGAAACGCTTCCTCTTCGCAGTCAGAGGTGAGAGTGAGCCGTACTACCTGATTTTCTCTCTTCCcctgtctctctctctctcatttcttttttttttttttttttaatttttctatttttaattgagtttgaacttttttctttttcgttgcatattttaagaaaataatgtttaaagaattaaaaagaaaaataagattacTACTGGAAAAATAATGCAAGAAAgagtaattatattatattttcttaaaaagaaaagtaaataacTCTGGGATGCTTCAAAAGAAATTCGAATATCTTATGATGAGACGAACGagtataactttttaaatatttaattggatttgaaTTGTGGTTGCATGATCTCGATGATTTTGATTCGAAAACACTGTGTTCGACGTACGAACTCTTGGACAATTGAAAAGGTTGGGAGTGCTAAtcaaagtaaattaaaagaagGTAACACCAACCGTTTCAAAATTTGTGGTTAAAGAAGATCTGTCATTTACTCCCGGTGATTCGAACCCTCAATTTATTAATCGGATAGAAACATATCAACTATAACTTGATCGCGAACAAAAGACCCAAATTAATGACCTTGGATTGTGGATATCTGGAAGGAGTGCTAAACAATCAAAGAAACTTGCAGCAACATAAATCCTAGCAATGGCATGAACAACAAACCACCTTTATATCAAAAATATGTGGAAAAGTCATCAAACAAGACCCCCAAAATCTTTACAAGAACACTCCCCCTTGTGAAATTTGTGCAGCCTCTTACTATCTCGAATAATTACAGTTGTCGAAGTCAATAACGACACGATTTTAATGAAACTATGGCAATCCCTACACATACCAGTGCTCTTGGTGACTCTGATCTCTACCTTACCTGATGTGTTGAGCAATCCAAAGGCAACTGCCATCTTTTCACTGTGATGAGCAGCAGCTGAGGTGGTAGCAGCTTCCTCCTTTTCCTCCCCGTCTATCTCCAATTCCGTCTCAGCCTTATATCCGAGAGGCTTCGCTCTCTCAATCAAGACATCCAAGAGCTCAGTAACCTCGTCTTGATGGTGTTTCTTGCTGCTGAACTTGAACGAATAGACCTTGTTTCGGATGCTAATCCAACTCCAGTCCACTATTTTATCGACCTTTGCATCTCTCATCATCTTTCTCACCCTCGACACATCCTTCCATCTCCCGGCAGACACATACATATTCAGCAGTAAGATATAGGTCTCAGAGTCTTTAGGCTCGAGTTCAAGCAGTTGTTCTGCAGCGTGAAAGGCTAGCTCTAGTTTCCCTTGACTTCTACAGCCAGCAATCAGAATCGACCATATGAATTCGTTTGGAATCAGATTCTCCTTCTTGATGAAGTCGAAAGCCTCATCTATCCTATCTAATCTGACAAACATATCTATTAAGCACGCGTAGTGGTCCATCACAGGGTTGATTCTGTACTCATGTTTCATCATTTCGTAGTATGCAAATGCTTGGTCGACCATTCCTGCTTGACTACAGGCTGATAGCACGCCAACGAAGGTTATCTTGTTTGGTTTAACCCCTACACGTCTCATATCCTCGAACAACTGCAAAGCCTGCTCTGAGCGCCCATGCTGTGCAAACGCGGTGATCATGGAAGTCCACGAAATTAGGGTCCTCGTAGACATTTCAAGAAAAGCTTTGCTGGCTTGATTGATGCTTCCACATTTGTTGTACATGTTAACGAGGGCAGTCGCCACAATCACATCAGACAAAAACCCAGTTTTTATCGTCTGTGCATGAAATTGTTCCCCCTGCTCCAAAGCCACTAAACTACTGCACACACTGAATAAACTCGAGAAGGTATACAAATCGGGTCTCAGCCCCAATCTGTTCATTTGCTGGAATATTTGAAGCGCCTCCATTCCACATAAGTAAGCCGAGAGGGCATCCTCCGCAAGACTTATCATCTCTGCATAGCCTGCAATCATAGCATTCCATGTAACTAAGCTGATAGAACTCATGCCAACAAACAACTTCTTCGCCTCAGTGATACACCCGCTTTTCAAATACAAATACATGATTGAATTCGTCAAGCGCAGATCCGAGCCATATCCGAGTTTTATAATAAACGAGTGAACCTGAGCTCCTGCATCCAGAGCTTGCATTGTGCAGCACAAGCTCAGTACACTAGTCAGAGTGATCTCATTCGGCTCAACACCCCCAACGAGCATCTTCACAAACATAGCCAATCCCTTCGCGGAATTCCCATTATCCCCACAGGCAGATACCACAGCAGTCCATGATATCACATCCTTCTCCTCAATGCTCTCAAACACCCTGATCGCCAGAGCCAAATTACGACATTTCGAATACAAGCTACACAGCGCATTCCCAATGCTCGAATCACGCGCAAGACCATGCTTCGCAATATAACCATGAATCTGTTTCGCAAGACTGAAATCACCCAACGATGTGCAAGCATTCAAGACAACTCCCAGCGTGTAATTCGTGGGACACACCCCTGCTTCCAACATCTCGTTGAAAATACCAACAGCTAATTCAGGCCGTGAATTGTAAATGTAACCGGACATCAACGAAGTCCACGCCACCGCGTTTCTCTTCGGCAAATTATCAAACACCTTCCGCGCACTCCCCATTTCCCAACATTTCGCATAAACATTGACCAGAAACGTCATAAGGAAGAGCTCCTCACCAAATCCGCTTTTGATGATTTGGCAATGAACCGATTCAACTCCTGAAACTGAATTCTGCAGCATACATTCTTGCAAAATCGGAAAGTAATGAGACGATTCAAGTTTTCTGTTAACTTCTAATTCTTTCAAATCCAAACTCAGCGAGATTGCCTCTTTGGGGGTGTAACTTCTCTGCAGCTGAGAAATTCAAGAGATTGAGAAGTAAAAGGAATATATCCatgattttatcaaaattgagGTGAATAGTGAAATTGGATACCTTTTcgagaggaagaggaggagcgGGGAGTTTCCTGAATTCGGAGTCGAGCTTGAGAGTGTTGGCGACGACAACGGGAGGGAGAGAGGCCATGGAATATGAAGTGAAAGCAGGAATTCTACATGTTGATAGCGTGATCGAATGTATGGGGGTTGAATTCGTTATCTACTGTGTTTGGATGAAATTTAGCTGTAGATCGTTTTTCGGAATCAAGTCGGTAATACTCCCCGGGTACCCAAACCTGaaaattcgggtacccgaacccgaaatttcaaaaatatcatacccaATATCCGACCCGTATGTAAATTCAGGTACCCTAATATCCGATGTgggtacccgaacccaactaatcgggtacccataaacccggaattatatatttaaaatttattcttttatataaattaaattgtgatgaGAATAGAATTTATTAAAAGTAACACAATACTTATTATATATTGACTATAATTCTATatggggagtgttatattgctaactcaatgcttaattgctaactacaactcaataatagccattagatattcaaattaaaggcctagatcattaaccacaaaatgtcaatacgatcaacaaaaaagtcaataaggctataagattaattccaataaaaatcaataggggtattaatgtcaagttagttataactaacttttaaaagaaatcccaaaactttaaattcatataacatatatcaaattaaagataattttataaggattccaacgatatattacatgcatatgttctgacgtcaaaatttgaaaaaaaaaatctagaattttcatatttttcgtacacagaaatttaatgtcaatacagttaagataatatgtcaatataaagcatttacaatgtcaatcctaaatttgtgttgacattgttaaagcattgtgttgatattttcgaaacactatattgacattttcatccaaaaccctaatttggcgttttttttaatttaattaataaaaacgaaaattacacgtggcaaattgtagaccacacgtttttaaaaatcatgtggccttaaattagttctagttagcaattaaatgatgagttagcaattgatcactccccaattctatattgtataaaatagacattagacaaatagacactacttaatttaaaaataaagttaccCTAGATTTACCTACAGGCCATAGGCcctatactaaataaaaatatttatcttaaatacataattaatcgggTTTAATTGGGTATTAgtcgggtaccctaatacgggtttcgggtaccctaaacccgaaaaatcctaACATTAACTACCCAAACCCGTACCCGAACCCATAatttcgggtttcgggtacccaaaacCCGTCGGGTATTGGGACTGGGTCGGAAATATCCGAAACCCGCGGAATAAATTTTCAGGCCTAGATGTGGCGGTCCAAGACTCCTAGTCacccgatttttttttttaacattatttattgtaattgtaaattattcaaaataatactaataaagtTTAATCTCGCAACTCTCaaaatcaacaacaaaaaaaaaaaattccattcATGTAAAGTAGTCATGTTTTCCATTTGATCTATTCACTAAAATTCATTTCTAACTCTTCATGATAAATTTCTCATCCTAGTGAgatgagtctcatttttcataaataatatttcagTTATTTTCTCAAGATTGTTTTACTTAACCAAatgtataatattaaaaaaagtgattatttaaaattttttgaaacttttTGGATACTTGAGTTTAtattagttataaaattttgaacaatATTTGTTCTCCCATTTGATACAAAAAGTACTATACTAGAACAAACATTTCTAACCATTGCACCTTTAATTGTTTGTCCCTTTCGTCATTAGATTATCTGATAAAGCAACCTCATCAAAGCTCTGCATCTGGAAAAcgagaagaaaataaatgtgagGAATCAACCAACATTCTACCAACTGAGAAATGTTGAAAAGAGAGGAAGGTGCTTAGCTGTTGCAAAAAATGATGTGAAACCTTGCAACTTTTATGAATTCCTTACCTGATAGATATGAAGTACATAGTCAAGTTTGAAACAGGATCAAGAACGCTTTACCATCACTTTTAGTTCATCATTTCCCCAGATCTCCCGCTGTTCCTTTTGTATTCTTTTTGCCGAGTGCAAAAGAGATTGGTTACCATCATCGATCTCAATCAGTTCAAGTGTTCGAATATCTGCAATATCATGTGGAATCTCATCCATGTATGGACAACGATGAAGCATTAGGCATTGGAGCCTTGGAAAGTGGTTATATTCAGTTGTCCACCACTTCAGATTTGATTCATCAATAAGCAGATGTATCAACATACGAAATTCCCCCTCAATGGTTTCCCAGTGTTCCCCAGAGCAAGCatagttttttaatttcaacacTTGAAGATTGGGCAATGAACCAACAATCGTCATATCTCTCCATGAAATCCACTCGCCACTCAATTCCAACTTCTTCAACGACGGAGGAAAAACTGGTTTCAGACGTGGCACAAACGAACTATGCATCTCCAATTTTAGCTTCTCAAGTTTAAGCAAATGTATAAGGTTGTCAATATGGTAACCTGCACCAAACTTCTCTTCAGAGTAGCATATTCCCaacttttttatgtttgagATCATATCCATCATCCTTTCACTACATACAAAGTTTGTTGCCATAGACAATGTCTGTAAGTTTTCTAGAGAAGGAGTTGCTCCTTTGGGAAGGGGTAAAGGATGAAATGAGAAGGCAATAAGATGTCTCAATTGCCTCAACCTCCAAATATCCACAGGCAGCTGAACCCCaaatctataaataattaaagtttgaAGATTCTTAAGCTTTGATATAGCTGGAGGAACAATACTATCAGAAATGGAGGAAGCAAGGTAAGTgagattaatcaattcaaacACTTGACCTAGCTCCCAATATGAATGATCATTTCTGCGTAAAACGTGAAGAACCCTGAGTGAGGTAAAGTTTTCTACAGAGCCTTTGGGCCTATACCCTCTGTGTGGGATGCATATAATAGAAGTGGTGCATGAGCTATGCGTAGAGTCTCTAAGTTGTAGATCATGCCAACTAACGCTTATGCAGTGATGATTTTGGAGGACTTGTGGAAGAAAATGTCTTCTCAAGATATGAGTAGGGAAATAGTCCATAACAGAAAGAAGGATATTCTCTTGCCCGGCATGTCTCACACAAAAGTCCCGCACCATACAATGCAGCCTACAACTTTTAGGTTTGCCGTCGCTTTTTCGGCTGGTGACCAAAACTAGACTTTGCTTAATCAGATCCTCCAAGCACTCTTCTGCCACCTCTTCTAcgcatttgaatttttgacaTTCCAAAAAACCCTCAGCTACCCAAAGTTTGACGAGTTCAGAGGCATGAATCTCATAATCTTTAGGGAAGCCAGCCATATACAAGAAACACTCCTTCAAATGTGGAGGCAAGTGGTTGTAACTCAAAGATAATATTGTTCCCAACTTCCCATCATTTCCCTCAATTTGCTGCCACAAGTTTGGAGTTCTAGGAATCCCAGACAAAATTCCTGCCACAATAACAATTGAGAGGGGCAGTCCTCCACATCCTTTTACAACTTTTTTCCCAACAGTTTGTAACTCAAGAGGGCAATCCTGATCTCCGAAAAGCTTGTGCTGGAACAAACGCCAACTTTGTTCCTCATCCAAGCAATGCATCATATGAATGTAGCGCGAAGTGGCAGCATAAGTAGCCACATCGATTAGCCTTGTGGTTATTATGATATTACTTCCGCTGGTAGTCTCAGGAAATAACCACCGTATGTGATCCCAAGCTTCCACACACCACATGTCATCTATTACTATGAGATACCTCCTCCCCCATAGGATTTGCAAAATCTCAACGTCCTCTGCTTCGATTTCTTTCAACAATTCCCTTCCAACTCCATCTGCTTTAGCTTTGACCGAAGCTCGTAATTGTGAGAGAATACTTGCTGTACTATAATCTTGTGATATTGTGACCCAAGCTTGAATATCAAAATGGAATGTGATAAATGGatcatcataaatatatttagcAAGTGTGGACTTACCAATTCCTGCCATTCCAACAATTGGGAGGACTTTTCGTCCATCATGACCAATGAGCCGGGACCTCAGCTGTATTATATCTTCATCAAAACCAACCAGAAAATCTCTGTCTGTAGCAATTGTGGTTGGATGTATTGATGGTGAATCACTCGGATTTTCATCTACTAATGCTCTAGCAATTTGCTCATCCTTCATCTTGCAGTGGTCAATGACATATCCAACAGTTGACTCAAGCTTCTCAGCCAATTTCCCCAACTGATATGAAAGTTTGACAGTTGGGTCTATGGATCCATTATCTGATAGATTTTGTGGGGAGAAAAGATATTCAATAATCTCTTCAGTTGCATTTGCTACCTCCcttattgtttctttttctggAAATCGTTTGAGATTAAACTGCAACACAACAGCTTTGTCGTGGATAGATACAATCTGTTGCTTAACAGTAGGAGTGATGACATGATCATCGTGGCGTTGAAGGATTAGGAGTAAGGTTTGTTGCAGGGAATCCACAGCTTCATAAGCCATACCAGCCCAACAATTTCTCAACCAAAATGCTTATCTATTTGGATTCAAAAACGTCAAAATGAAAAGGTTGAGTGTGAAAAGTAAGCGATTCCATTAATGAGCtgaaaaaagtcaaaaaaaaaaactattgatTGTATGTcatatattcattaattaaatgatacaGATGTAAGACTATTATTGTACAGAATGATCTGGAAGATCACCTTTCACTAAACTAAACCTAAgcatataataaaaacatatacaGGCCAGGAGGGTATATATCCTATAACAGAGGGGCAAATGATTCTATCTAGCTCGGGCTCTCTTCACTACATCACACCAGCTTGTGAAAAAAGTGAATTAGAGAGCATCAGAGGGCGGCTATGCTCGGGAAGAATTGAGCAAGCACGCACTATTGTGCTCACAGGACTCTGAAGTGTCTTGAACACCCGGTGATTGCATGCTATTCGTGGGCCAATCgcatgagaataaataatagtataggTTAATATTGTATAGTGATCAAGGTTTTTGTGCTCAAAGATTGTGTTGATAATCGAATTGGGTCGGTTCAGATttagttataatttttttaaaaatttcagatTTAGAATTTCTCACATTATTTGAATTTCCATATAAATTCATACGtagaaaaaatttgatacaaaatTCTAATGCTCGCGAAAAAAGGGCTACACAGTGGCACACTAAACACTGATATCATGTAATGGCTAAATTCTATAAATGGGGTCTTCTACAAAAATGGTTCCACCAATAggctagtttttttttatttctgtaAATAGGTGTtgcgcattctaagaatgcgtatttcaaatacgcattcttagaatgcgcaACAAAGCTAAATCGGCAGTCAACccagaaaagtcaaaattatgaaatacgcattctaagaatgcgtttctaacttgaattaaattggGCAGAAGGCATTCCATAACAGAATCGGGCAGAAGGCGTTTCTTCGATTCTGCTGCTTCgtcgccgccgctgccgccgctCTCGTCGacctgccgccgccgccgccgctctcTCCCCCACGGTATGTATTACCTCAGCCTCTATCCTTGTTTCCCCtttggttagggtttgtgcAATTTTTTGTAATTGGTTTGtaattggtttatttttttggaagaaTTGAAACAAGAATGTGTGCATTGTGAGATTAAGTTTGTAATTGTCTTTATTGTGCATTGTTAGTTGATGATGAAGCTTCGTTTTtagtatatttgaattgattcTTTAATTGAGATTTGAATGGCAAATAGAACAAGCTAACTCACTTCATACATGAAATTAATGGTGGAATTggaaagagtaaaaaaaacaatctttGGGTTTCATTGTTTGAGTTGAGGAGGAAAAAttccatttcataaaattataggtattaaaattttgtgttggTTTTTTAAGCTAAACAAATATGTTACTGAGTAGTATGTATTTGTgcatgttcaatttttttagcaATGGCATCATCATCAACTGGACCGTCCCCTTTGTATTGTGGTCCCGAAGACCCGAGCGTACTTATGCATATCAAAAATCATCTGGCCAATCTCCTGCTGTGTGTATTCATGGGTCTTAGAATCCTCCGTTGTTTCTTCTGTGGAAGGCATGGTTGGGGAGGAGGAGAGTGATCAATGAAAGCACTAGATATCGATTAGATTCGAGCACTCGTAGGTTTATGATGCAAGTTTACGTGAGTTTATGAAAGAAAAGCAATCCCTAGTTGAAGTGCTAGGGTTAAGAAGACGGAGAATGAGGAAAAgaattaactttatttctcaatgaCTCGATCTAGTGGGAATTCTACAATTTATAGAATTCCCCCTACTTGATTCGGACTTACGACTtgggaaagaatcaagaagaaaacccaAGAAGATTTGACTctaattaagtaaatattattgttcatactaaaaggaaataaaccaaaaacaaataaaaggaaataacataAGGAATGGAAATTTA harbors:
- the LOC125223388 gene encoding pentatricopeptide repeat-containing protein At4g21065-like is translated as MASLPPVVVANTLKLDSEFRKLPAPPLPLEKLQRSYTPKEAISLSLDLKELEVNRKLESSHYFPILQECMLQNSVSGVESVHCQIIKSGFGEELFLMTFLVNVYAKCWEMGSARKVFDNLPKRNAVAWTSLMSGYIYNSRPELAVGIFNEMLEAGVCPTNYTLGVVLNACTSLGDFSLAKQIHGYIAKHGLARDSSIGNALCSLYSKCRNLALAIRVFESIEEKDVISWTAVVSACGDNGNSAKGLAMFVKMLVGGVEPNEITLTSVLSLCCTMQALDAGAQVHSFIIKLGYGSDLRLTNSIMYLYLKSGCITEAKKLFVGMSSISLVTWNAMIAGYAEMISLAEDALSAYLCGMEALQIFQQMNRLGLRPDLYTFSSLFSVCSSLVALEQGEQFHAQTIKTGFLSDVIVATALVNMYNKCGSINQASKAFLEMSTRTLISWTSMITAFAQHGRSEQALQLFEDMRRVGVKPNKITFVGVLSACSQAGMVDQAFAYYEMMKHEYRINPVMDHYACLIDMFVRLDRIDEAFDFIKKENLIPNEFIWSILIAGCRSQGKLELAFHAAEQLLELEPKDSETYILLLNMYVSAGRWKDVSRVRKMMRDAKVDKIVDWSWISIRNKVYSFKFSSKKHHQDEVTELLDVLIERAKPLGYKAETELEIDGEEKEEAATTSAAAHHSEKMAVAFGLLNTSGKVEIRVTKSTGMCRDCHSFIKIVSLLTSTTVIIRDSKRLHKFHKGECSCKDFGGLV
- the LOC125220857 gene encoding putative late blight resistance protein homolog R1A-10 — translated: MAYEAVDSLQQTLLLILQRHDDHVITPTVKQQIVSIHDKAVVLQFNLKRFPEKETIREVANATEEIIEYLFSPQNLSDNGSIDPTVKLSYQLGKLAEKLESTVGYVIDHCKMKDEQIARALVDENPSDSPSIHPTTIATDRDFLVGFDEDIIQLRSRLIGHDGRKVLPIVGMAGIGKSTLAKYIYDDPFITFHFDIQAWVTISQDYSTASILSQLRASVKAKADGVGRELLKEIEAEDVEILQILWGRRYLIVIDDMWCVEAWDHIRWLFPETTSGSNIIITTRLIDVATYAATSRYIHMMHCLDEEQSWRLFQHKLFGDQDCPLELQTVGKKVVKGCGGLPLSIVIVAGILSGIPRTPNLWQQIEGNDGKLGTILSLSYNHLPPHLKECFLYMAGFPKDYEIHASELVKLWVAEGFLECQKFKCVEEVAEECLEDLIKQSLVLVTSRKSDGKPKSCRLHCMVRDFCVRHAGQENILLSVMDYFPTHILRRHFLPQVLQNHHCISVSWHDLQLRDSTHSSCTTSIICIPHRGYRPKGSVENFTSLRVLHVLRRNDHSYWELGQVFELINLTYLASSISDSIVPPAISKLKNLQTLIIYRFGVQLPVDIWRLRQLRHLIAFSFHPLPLPKGATPSLENLQTLSMATNFVCSERMMDMISNIKKLGICYSEEKFGAGYHIDNLIHLLKLEKLKLEMHSSFVPRLKPVFPPSLKKLELSGEWISWRDMTIVGSLPNLQVLKLKNYACSGEHWETIEGEFLVDN